The genomic window TTGCATATATTGAATTTGCAAATACGATAAGAGAAGCTGTGTGTGCACTTTGGAAAAACCCTAAGCAAGCTCGCTCCTGAGGAAAATTAAGAGTTTCTAACAATTCTTTTGACGGATAAAGAAGGGATGTTGAGTGATTGGTCTCATTAAAATATTCCACTACATAAGGTTGTTTCATGTTAACCTTAAGGCTTCCTGTTTCACCATAAATTTCAAAAGCATCTCGGTTATTTGTTTCGGCGGAGATGCGTGACACCTCTAATGTCCCCTCTGTTCCTTCATTAGTTATCACATTACAAAAAGCATATTCATCAACATAGCTTCTATCTTTGAAATGGATTTTCATATTTGAAGTGATGTCAGTGATTTCCCCTAAAACATAATGAATGAGATCAATTAAGTGAACACCCAAATCTAGTAGGGCACCACCACCACTTGCTGCCTTTGTTCTCCATGTGCCTGCTTTTGCAGAGCTAAGATAGCTGCTATGATAGGTAGCTATTTTAAAATGTATTAAAGAACCGATTGTCCCTTTTTTTATTTCTTGTTTAAGGATGTTAATCGCTGGTAAGAATCTGTACATAAACGCAACAGCATTATGAATGTTATTCTCTGAAACTAATTCCATCATTTTTGTTGCTGCTTCCAAGTTTTCGGCAAGCGGTTTTTCGCAATAAATTGGTAGATTAGCTTTTACAGCCATCTCTACATAATCTTGATGTGTGTTATTTGGTGTACATATATCCAAAAAATGCAAGTCTGATGTATGAATCATATCTTCAAATGATGTGTAATTTTTTGCACTAGGTAGTGTTAATGCAGTGTCTTTTCTAGTGAGCACGCTAGAGGGGTTCAAGGTATAAGGTAGATTAAATCTAAGGTTTGCATCATAAGCGCTCAATGCGTGCGTTTTTGCAATGGATCCAAATCCAATAATACCAAAATTTATGTTTTTCATAGAAAAAAAGCACCTCTCATTATTGTTTATTATTGTTTGTTATTATTGACAATTGTTTAGTCGTTATCATATAGTTTTATTAGGATGAAGTCAATAAAAACCAGAAAAGAGTGATGGTGCATGAATGATACCCCTCAACTACTGCATGAGGTAGAACAGCAAGAAGCTGATATAGTTTTTGATTTCTTTACAAGTGAAGATGCGCTTGCTATAGGTAATCAGCTTGCTAAATTAGCACGGTTGCAAAATAAGAAGATAGCTATTAATATTACAGTTAACAGACGACAATTATTTCATTATTCACATGTTGGAACAAGTCCAGATAATAATAAGTGGATTAGAAGAAAAGAGAACACGGTGTATCATTTTTATAAAAGTTCCTATCACATGGCTTTATTAGTGCAGATGAAAAATGCTGATTTTTATCAAAAATACGGCGTTAGCAAAGATGATTTTGCTGCAGCTGGAGGGTCTTTTCCTATCACTTTACGAGAAACAGGTGTTGTCGGGACGGTTACGGTGTCAGGACTATCACAATGTGAAGACCATAATCTTGTTGTTTCTGTGCTAAAAGAATATTTAGAGAAGAGTAAAAAGTAAGAGGTGGAGCGGATGCTTGCTGAAGAAAGGCATCAGAAAATTATTGAAAAACTGCATTCTGATGGATCAGTCAAGGTTAAAGAGTTAAGTGCTCTTTTTAAGGTGACTGAAGACTGTATACGTAAAGACTTAGCGCAATTAGAAAAGTCGGACTTGTTAAAAAGAACGTATGGTGGGGCGGTCCCACTTCGTCAAAATACACATAGTTTCGAAGTCGTAAAACGTAAAGCGTCTAATGTTGAGGCAAAAAAGAAAATTGCCGCCAAAGCTATAGAACTTATAAATGCTGGTGATACCATTTTTCTTGATATATCAACGAGTAACATAGAATTAGCTAAAGAGATTCTAAATAGTGGGAAACGTGTTACAGTTGTGACGAATATGATTGAAATCATCCAAGTGTTTACTTGTCAAAGCAACGTGAAACTAGTCTCTGTTGGTGGTAGCTTAAATGAGTTTTGTGATGGATTTATAGGGAGTTTGTGCATCCAGACAATTACACAGTACAAGTTTGATATTGCCTTTGTCGGCGCAGTGGGAATAGATGTATTTGAAAATAGTGTTTTTACTTATGATGCCGAGGATGGTTTAACGAAGAAAGCGATTTTAAAATCAAGTAGAAAGACATACCTGGTTTCGGAAGTTGTTAAGTTTAATCACGATGGAAATTACAAATATGCTAGTATTGACGAGTTTAAAGGAATCATTACGGATGAAAAAGTTAATGACAAAGTGAAAAGGTCTTTATATCAATCTAACGTAAACTTAATTTAAAAATAAACATGCCAGCTGCATGATAATATTATACGGATAGAAGCGGTTTGTATAAATATATACAAACCGCTATTTTTTTGCTTAATTGAAGTC from Bacillus sp. HMF5848 includes these protein-coding regions:
- a CDS encoding Gfo/Idh/MocA family protein, which produces MKNINFGIIGFGSIAKTHALSAYDANLRFNLPYTLNPSSVLTRKDTALTLPSAKNYTSFEDMIHTSDLHFLDICTPNNTHQDYVEMAVKANLPIYCEKPLAENLEAATKMMELVSENNIHNAVAFMYRFLPAINILKQEIKKGTIGSLIHFKIATYHSSYLSSAKAGTWRTKAASGGGALLDLGVHLIDLIHYVLGEITDITSNMKIHFKDRSYVDEYAFCNVITNEGTEGTLEVSRISAETNNRDAFEIYGETGSLKVNMKQPYVVEYFNETNHSTSLLYPSKELLETLNFPQERACLGFFQSAHTASLIVFANSIYANTVSEISANFSDALKVQRVVEMAYNNSNS
- a CDS encoding heme-degrading domain-containing protein, encoding MNDTPQLLHEVEQQEADIVFDFFTSEDALAIGNQLAKLARLQNKKIAINITVNRRQLFHYSHVGTSPDNNKWIRRKENTVYHFYKSSYHMALLVQMKNADFYQKYGVSKDDFAAAGGSFPITLRETGVVGTVTVSGLSQCEDHNLVVSVLKEYLEKSKK
- a CDS encoding DeoR/GlpR family DNA-binding transcription regulator, encoding MLAEERHQKIIEKLHSDGSVKVKELSALFKVTEDCIRKDLAQLEKSDLLKRTYGGAVPLRQNTHSFEVVKRKASNVEAKKKIAAKAIELINAGDTIFLDISTSNIELAKEILNSGKRVTVVTNMIEIIQVFTCQSNVKLVSVGGSLNEFCDGFIGSLCIQTITQYKFDIAFVGAVGIDVFENSVFTYDAEDGLTKKAILKSSRKTYLVSEVVKFNHDGNYKYASIDEFKGIITDEKVNDKVKRSLYQSNVNLI